The proteins below come from a single Arthrobacter sp. B1I2 genomic window:
- a CDS encoding LLM class flavin-dependent oxidoreductase — translation MSTSSPRQAGFLAIELDGAGWEGADITRAVLAAESAGFHAATFTDAPVPGRANALQRAAFAGPVSRTIALVPEVDTVYTEPFHVSTQLASLDYVSGGRAGWIVTAAESPEAAAAVGRSSVTGAALGQEAAASIEVSRRLWDSWEDDAVIRDVATGRYIDVDKLHYVDFETPADFARPGYSVKGPSIIPRPLQGQLPVLVPASLLGEVSTGAMDGVLVSAPAAELLAAEIRDARTRVGASIAVIAELDVVLDARGQAAAGRLAGFDSGRAVYAGSAAGLTDFLDDLLKEADGVRLHPASLAVDLEELGRLVLPELRGRGALRPVIQDGTFRDLLGLQRPVSRYTSAAAPAGAGK, via the coding sequence GTGAGCACCTCTTCACCACGCCAGGCAGGGTTCCTTGCCATCGAGCTCGACGGCGCCGGCTGGGAGGGTGCGGACATCACCCGCGCCGTGCTGGCTGCGGAGTCGGCCGGCTTCCACGCCGCCACCTTTACCGATGCCCCGGTGCCGGGCCGCGCCAACGCCCTGCAGCGCGCCGCGTTCGCCGGGCCCGTCTCCCGGACCATTGCCCTGGTCCCCGAGGTGGACACCGTCTACACCGAACCGTTCCACGTCTCCACCCAGCTGGCCAGCCTGGACTACGTCTCCGGCGGCCGGGCCGGGTGGATCGTGACGGCGGCCGAATCACCGGAGGCTGCTGCCGCCGTTGGCCGCTCTTCCGTGACCGGTGCCGCCCTGGGCCAGGAGGCCGCGGCGTCCATCGAGGTATCCCGGCGGCTGTGGGATTCATGGGAAGACGACGCCGTGATCCGCGACGTTGCCACCGGGCGCTACATCGACGTGGACAAGTTGCACTACGTCGATTTTGAAACGCCTGCTGATTTTGCGCGCCCGGGTTATTCCGTCAAGGGGCCGTCCATCATCCCGCGGCCGCTGCAGGGCCAGTTGCCGGTGCTGGTTCCGGCGTCCCTGCTGGGGGAGGTTTCTACGGGCGCCATGGATGGCGTGCTGGTGTCCGCGCCTGCCGCGGAACTGCTCGCCGCCGAGATCCGCGATGCGCGGACCCGGGTGGGTGCGTCTATTGCGGTGATCGCCGAGCTCGACGTCGTCCTGGACGCGCGCGGGCAGGCTGCGGCTGGGCGTTTGGCTGGCTTTGATTCCGGCCGTGCCGTCTATGCAGGTTCCGCAGCCGGCCTCACCGACTTCCTCGACGACCTCCTGAAGGAGGCCGACGGCGTCCGGCTCCACCCGGCGTCGCTCGCCGTTGACCTGGAGGAGCTGGGCCGTCTGGTCCTGCCGGAGCTGCGCGGCCGCGGGGCTCTCCGCCCGGTTATCCAGGACGGCACCTTCCGCGACCTGCTGGGACTGCAACGCCCGGTAAGCCGCTACACATCCGCCGCTGCGCCCGCCGGCGCTGGAAAGTAA
- a CDS encoding carbohydrate kinase family protein — MYDYRKPNPAPQALDVVVIGEALIDIVATPDGSTEHPGGSPANVAYGLARLGINTGLLTAIGDDLRGADLEQHLAGAGVKLLPGSRSLEKTSTAAATITPDGSASYAFDITWDPEPLDVGNTPPKLLHTGSIASSLAPGAAMVKAILQQLRHECTITYDPNIRPDLLGSQAEECGNFEELVLLADVVKLSDEDALWLYPHKDVEQAADHILGLGADLAVITSGSSGSLLATPSSRVYVPAVKTVVADTIGAGDSYMSALILGLLTVGTDGFTPAALEQLGRTAAAAAAITVSRPGANPPTKSELHSHGVSSPEGQRT, encoded by the coding sequence ATGTATGACTACAGGAAGCCGAACCCTGCGCCCCAGGCGCTGGACGTCGTCGTTATCGGGGAAGCCCTGATTGACATCGTCGCCACACCCGATGGCAGCACCGAGCACCCAGGCGGCTCCCCCGCCAACGTGGCCTACGGCCTGGCCCGGCTGGGAATCAACACCGGTCTGCTCACCGCCATCGGCGATGACCTCCGCGGCGCGGATCTCGAGCAGCATCTTGCCGGCGCCGGAGTGAAGCTCCTGCCCGGCTCCCGCTCACTGGAGAAAACCTCGACGGCGGCAGCCACCATCACCCCGGATGGCTCGGCCAGCTACGCCTTCGACATCACGTGGGACCCAGAGCCGCTCGACGTCGGAAATACCCCGCCCAAGCTCCTTCACACCGGCTCCATCGCAAGCTCTCTGGCCCCGGGTGCCGCTATGGTCAAAGCAATCCTCCAGCAACTCCGCCATGAGTGCACCATCACTTACGACCCCAACATCAGGCCGGACCTGCTCGGCAGCCAAGCCGAGGAATGCGGCAATTTCGAAGAGCTGGTCCTCCTCGCAGACGTCGTTAAGCTCAGCGACGAAGACGCCCTGTGGCTCTACCCACACAAGGACGTGGAACAGGCCGCTGACCACATCCTGGGCCTTGGAGCGGACCTGGCCGTCATCACCAGCGGTTCGTCAGGGTCATTGCTGGCTACACCATCAAGCCGCGTCTACGTTCCGGCCGTGAAGACCGTGGTGGCGGATACTATCGGTGCCGGCGACTCCTACATGTCCGCACTGATCCTGGGACTCCTCACCGTCGGAACCGATGGCTTCACACCCGCAGCCCTGGAACAGTTGGGACGAACAGCCGCAGCAGCAGCCGCGATTACGGTGTCCAGGCCCGGCGCGAATCCCCCAACGAAAAGTGAACTTCACTCGCACGGTGTTTCGTCACCCGAGGGCCAACGAACCTAA
- a CDS encoding NtaA/DmoA family FMN-dependent monooxygenase (This protein belongs to a clade of FMN-dependent monooxygenases, within a broader family of flavin-dependent oxidoreductases, the luciferase-like monooxygenase (LMM) family, some of whose members use coenzyme F420 rather than FMN.) codes for MTQHNRAKSGVFTPSGQIQFGVFFQGVNSGTIWKAAESGSQTDFESFRRIAQTAERGLFAAFFLGEGLRLREHLGRPHALDVVGRPDAQTMLAALASVTKNIGLVATQNTTYNDPADLAHRLASLDLISGGRAAWNIVTTDNAWTGANFRRGGYLDHADRYKHAEAFVETAKRIWDSWETPSGPARRVLHEGQHYTVDVTPRLPRSAQYRPVLFQAGDSPEGRNFAARQADVIFSAHPKLDDAVEFRKDLVERSLAAGRGANAVQIMPASEFILAPTDAEALEKKEWVRSLQIGPQQAIAYLEQFWGRELSSYDPDGPLPEIDPVVEETSETRGSGFHGAKARQLADQWRAEAKDKGLSIRQFVTSRTARVDATFTGSYTSIADHLAEYARVGAVDGFNISPWLIPTGLDDIVNHLVPELQERGVYPTEYRGSTLREHLGLETPVRTADEAAEAVRA; via the coding sequence ATGACACAGCACAACCGTGCTAAATCCGGCGTCTTCACGCCGAGCGGGCAGATCCAGTTCGGCGTCTTCTTCCAGGGCGTCAACTCCGGCACCATCTGGAAGGCGGCCGAATCCGGCTCGCAGACGGACTTCGAATCGTTCCGCCGGATCGCCCAGACCGCCGAGCGCGGGCTGTTCGCCGCGTTCTTCCTGGGTGAGGGGCTGCGCCTGCGGGAGCACTTGGGCCGCCCGCACGCCCTGGACGTGGTGGGCCGCCCGGACGCGCAGACCATGCTCGCGGCCCTGGCCTCCGTGACCAAGAACATCGGCTTGGTGGCCACCCAGAACACCACGTACAACGATCCCGCGGACCTGGCGCACCGGCTCGCCTCGCTGGACCTGATCTCCGGCGGCCGTGCGGCGTGGAACATCGTGACCACGGACAACGCCTGGACCGGGGCGAACTTCCGCCGCGGCGGCTACCTGGACCACGCGGACCGGTACAAGCACGCCGAAGCCTTTGTGGAGACCGCCAAGCGGATCTGGGATTCCTGGGAGACCCCATCTGGGCCGGCGCGGCGGGTGCTCCATGAGGGCCAGCACTACACGGTGGACGTGACGCCGCGGCTGCCGCGCAGCGCCCAATACCGGCCGGTGCTGTTCCAGGCCGGCGACTCGCCCGAAGGCCGCAACTTTGCCGCCCGGCAGGCGGACGTGATCTTCTCGGCGCACCCGAAGTTGGACGACGCCGTGGAGTTCCGCAAGGACCTGGTGGAGCGGTCGCTGGCCGCCGGTCGCGGCGCGAACGCCGTGCAGATCATGCCGGCCAGCGAGTTCATCCTGGCTCCCACGGATGCCGAGGCCTTGGAGAAGAAGGAGTGGGTGCGGAGCCTGCAGATCGGCCCGCAGCAGGCCATCGCCTACCTGGAGCAGTTCTGGGGGCGCGAGCTGTCGTCCTACGATCCGGACGGGCCGCTGCCGGAGATCGATCCCGTGGTGGAGGAGACCTCCGAGACCCGCGGCAGCGGTTTCCACGGTGCCAAGGCGCGGCAGCTGGCGGACCAGTGGCGGGCGGAGGCCAAGGACAAGGGGCTGTCCATCCGCCAGTTCGTCACCTCGCGCACTGCACGCGTGGATGCCACCTTTACGGGCTCCTACACGTCGATCGCCGACCATCTGGCCGAGTACGCCCGGGTGGGCGCGGTGGACGGGTTCAATATCTCGCCGTGGCTGATCCCCACCGGCCTGGACGACATCGTGAACCACCTGGTGCCGGAACTGCAGGAACGCGGCGTGTACCCCACCGAATACCGCGGCAGCACGCTCCGCGAGCACCTCGGACTGGAAACGCCGGTGCGTACGGCGGACGAGGCTGCCGAGGCGGTCCGCGCCTGA
- a CDS encoding amino acid ABC transporter ATP-binding protein, translating into MTETLTAPTATRGLVEITGVRKSFGATEVLKGVSLTVEPGGVAVIVGPSGSGKSTLLRTINHLEKVDSGYIAIDGQLVGYEVRGDRLHELREKEILRQRTEIGMVFQNFNLFPHLTALENVAEAPVVAQGRSKDDARRRGLELLDRVGLKDRAGAYPRQLSGGQQQRVAIARALALDPKILLFDEPTSALDPELVNEVLDVIRELAKSGTTLIIVTHEMGFARDVADTVVFMDQGQIVEQGTPQEIFSNPQEPRTRSFFSKVLEPAFNI; encoded by the coding sequence ATGACTGAGACCCTTACCGCCCCCACTGCCACCCGCGGCCTGGTGGAGATCACGGGCGTCCGCAAATCCTTCGGCGCCACCGAAGTCCTCAAGGGCGTCAGCCTCACCGTGGAGCCTGGCGGCGTGGCCGTGATTGTGGGTCCCTCCGGCTCCGGCAAGTCCACCCTGCTGCGCACCATCAACCACCTGGAAAAGGTGGACAGTGGCTACATCGCCATTGACGGCCAGCTGGTGGGCTACGAAGTCCGGGGCGACCGGCTGCATGAGCTGCGCGAGAAGGAAATCCTGAGGCAGCGCACCGAAATCGGCATGGTGTTCCAGAACTTCAACCTGTTCCCGCACCTCACCGCGCTGGAGAACGTGGCGGAAGCACCGGTGGTAGCCCAGGGACGCTCGAAAGACGACGCCCGCCGCCGCGGCCTGGAACTGCTGGACCGCGTGGGGCTCAAGGACCGCGCCGGCGCCTACCCGCGCCAGCTCTCCGGCGGGCAGCAGCAGCGCGTGGCCATCGCCCGGGCGTTGGCCCTGGACCCCAAGATCCTGCTGTTCGATGAGCCCACCTCCGCCCTGGACCCCGAGCTGGTCAACGAGGTGCTGGACGTGATCCGCGAACTGGCCAAGTCCGGCACCACGCTGATCATCGTGACCCACGAAATGGGCTTTGCCCGCGATGTGGCGGACACCGTGGTGTTCATGGACCAGGGCCAGATCGTGGAACAGGGCACCCCGCAGGAAATCTTCAGCAACCCCCAGGAACCGCGCACCCGGAGCTTCTTCTCCAAGGTGCTCGAACCGGCTTTCAACATCTAA
- a CDS encoding transporter substrate-binding domain-containing protein, with protein MAFSTSGLRRSRALAVLPAVVLLGTAALAGCADPGASAAGNASGGAQTTAARNGVVYNTSPDQQRVRAEKDAALAAKVPELIGKDGKLTVATTAGSIPLSFHATDDKTPIGSELDIAQLVADKLGLELDVQVTSWENWPLKTQSGDFEAVFSNVGVNKDRVKLFDFASYRAAYMGFEAKKSSTYDIKGADDISGLKISVGSGTNQEKILLAWNKELESKGKAPATLQYYSSDADTILALSSGRTDLNIAPYPSTVYRENTRDDLKVVGKVNAGWPSETLVAATTVRGNGLAPVISEALNSVIKDGSFGKVLERWGLSEEALPESKTITQETFAATQASASATSSGKAS; from the coding sequence ATGGCTTTCTCCACCAGCGGCCTACGCCGCAGCCGCGCACTCGCTGTGCTTCCCGCCGTCGTACTTCTTGGCACCGCCGCTCTGGCAGGGTGCGCCGATCCCGGCGCCTCAGCCGCCGGAAACGCCAGCGGAGGAGCGCAGACGACGGCGGCCCGCAATGGCGTTGTGTACAACACCTCCCCGGACCAGCAGCGGGTCCGGGCTGAGAAGGACGCGGCGCTCGCCGCCAAGGTCCCTGAGCTGATCGGCAAGGACGGCAAGCTGACCGTGGCCACCACCGCCGGATCCATCCCGCTGTCCTTCCATGCCACGGACGACAAGACGCCGATCGGGTCTGAGCTGGATATTGCCCAGCTGGTGGCGGACAAGCTGGGGCTGGAGCTGGACGTCCAAGTGACCTCCTGGGAGAACTGGCCGCTGAAGACGCAGTCCGGCGACTTTGAGGCCGTGTTCTCCAACGTGGGCGTGAACAAGGACCGGGTGAAGCTGTTCGACTTCGCCAGCTACCGGGCCGCGTACATGGGTTTCGAAGCCAAGAAGTCGTCCACCTATGACATCAAGGGCGCGGACGACATCTCGGGCCTGAAGATCTCCGTGGGGTCCGGCACCAACCAGGAGAAGATCCTGCTGGCCTGGAACAAGGAACTCGAGTCCAAGGGCAAGGCGCCGGCCACGCTCCAGTACTACTCGTCCGACGCCGACACCATCCTGGCGCTCTCCTCCGGCCGAACGGACCTGAACATCGCCCCGTACCCGTCCACGGTGTACCGCGAGAACACGCGTGACGACCTGAAGGTGGTGGGCAAGGTCAACGCCGGCTGGCCGTCCGAAACGCTGGTGGCTGCCACCACCGTGCGCGGCAACGGCCTGGCACCGGTCATCTCGGAAGCATTGAACTCGGTCATCAAGGACGGCTCCTTCGGAAAGGTCCTGGAACGCTGGGGCCTGTCCGAGGAAGCGCTGCCGGAATCCAAGACCATCACCCAGGAAACCTTCGCTGCCACGCAGGCATCCGCCTCTGCCACATCTTCAGGAAAGGCATCATGA